Proteins encoded in a region of the Drosophila sechellia strain sech25 chromosome 2L, ASM438219v1, whole genome shotgun sequence genome:
- the LOC6621143 gene encoding lipase 3 isoform X1: MLAKVLTILAIVASAGAADDFDPFIDIPFKRLKTSAERIAEHGYPAESHFVETPDGYVLNVFRITHSPKLNGNGNEGQSEAPRPVVLIMHGLFSCSDCFLLNGPEDALPYNYADAGYDVWLGNARGNIYSRNNTRLDVKHPYFWKFSWHEIGSIDLPATIDYILAETGQQSLHYVGHSQGCTSFFVMGSYRPEYNAKIKTAHMLAPPVYMGNTTEGLIVSTAPLFGHHGIGSTLLENQVLLPQNAFIQRILDTTCSNQPIMLSYCKTLAILWGGPEIGNLNQTLLPQIAETHPAGVSSNQAIHYIQSFASNDFRLYDWGTKRNLEYYGVPEPPAYDLTKITSELYLYYGLADGSANKQDISRLPDLLPNLALLHEVPDPTWGHLDFIFATDVKRVINDLVLDYSKAYDAGETNNQN, translated from the exons ATGCTGGCCAAAGTGCTAACTATCTTGGCCATCGTGGCTTCGGCAGGAGCTGCTGACGACTTTGATCCTTTCATAGATATACCCTTCAAGCGGCTCAAGACTTCG GCGGAGCGCATTGCGGAGCACGGCTACCCGGCCGAATCGCATTTTGTGGAGACCCCGGACGGCTATGTGCTGAATGTGTTCCGCATTACCCACTCCCCCAAGCtgaatggcaatggcaacgaGGGGCAGTCGGAGGCACCGCGCCCGGTGGTGCTCATCATGCACGGGCTGTTCAGCTGCTCGGATTGCTTCCTGCTCAATGGGCCGGAGGATGCGCTGCCGTACAACTACGCAGATGCCGGCTACGATGTCTGGCTGGGCAACGCCCGTGGCAACATCTATTCGAGGAACAACACCCGGCTGGACGTGAAGCATCCGTACTTCTGGAAGTTCAGCTGGCACGAGATTGGCTCTATCGATCTGCCCGCCACGATTGACTACATCCTGGCTGAGACGGGTCAGCAGTCGCTGCACTACGTCGGCCACTCCCAGGGATGCACTTCCTTCTTCGTAATGGGCTCCTACCGCCCAGAGTACAATGCCAAGATCAAGACGGCGCACATGCTCGCTCCGCCCGTCTACATGGGCAACACCACGGAGGGTCTCATCGTGAGCACAGCTCCGCTGTTTGGTCACCATGGCATTGGCTCCACGCTGCTGGAAAACCAGGTTTTGTTGCCCCAGAACGCGTTCATCCAGCGAATACTGGACACCACCTGCAGCAATCAGCCGATCATGCTTAGCTACTGCAAAACCCTGGCCATCCTCTGGGGAGGTCCCGAAATCGGCAACCTTAACCAG ACTCTGCTCCCACAAATTGCCGAAACCCATCCTGCTGGAGTCTCCTCAAACCAGGCCATTCACTACATACAGTCCTTCGCCTCCAACGATTTCCGTTTGTACGATTGGGGCACCAAGAGGAACCTGGAATACTACGGCGTGCCAGAGCCTCCGGCATATGATCTCACCAAGATCACCTCCGAGCTGTACTTGTACTATGGCTTGGCGGATGGATCGGCGAATAAGCAGGACATCTCCCGACTGCCCGATCTTCTGCCCAATTTGGCACTGCTTCACGAGGTGCCCGATCCCACATGGGGTCACTTGGACTTTATCTTCGCCACGGACGTCAAGAGGGTAATAAACGATTTGGTTTTGGATTACAGTAAGGCCTACGATGCGGGGGAAACTAACAATCAGAATTGA
- the LOC6621143 gene encoding lipase 3 isoform X2, with amino-acid sequence MTGHRAKGIEPRAERIAEHGYPAESHFVETPDGYVLNVFRITHSPKLNGNGNEGQSEAPRPVVLIMHGLFSCSDCFLLNGPEDALPYNYADAGYDVWLGNARGNIYSRNNTRLDVKHPYFWKFSWHEIGSIDLPATIDYILAETGQQSLHYVGHSQGCTSFFVMGSYRPEYNAKIKTAHMLAPPVYMGNTTEGLIVSTAPLFGHHGIGSTLLENQVLLPQNAFIQRILDTTCSNQPIMLSYCKTLAILWGGPEIGNLNQTLLPQIAETHPAGVSSNQAIHYIQSFASNDFRLYDWGTKRNLEYYGVPEPPAYDLTKITSELYLYYGLADGSANKQDISRLPDLLPNLALLHEVPDPTWGHLDFIFATDVKRVINDLVLDYSKAYDAGETNNQN; translated from the exons GCGGAGCGCATTGCGGAGCACGGCTACCCGGCCGAATCGCATTTTGTGGAGACCCCGGACGGCTATGTGCTGAATGTGTTCCGCATTACCCACTCCCCCAAGCtgaatggcaatggcaacgaGGGGCAGTCGGAGGCACCGCGCCCGGTGGTGCTCATCATGCACGGGCTGTTCAGCTGCTCGGATTGCTTCCTGCTCAATGGGCCGGAGGATGCGCTGCCGTACAACTACGCAGATGCCGGCTACGATGTCTGGCTGGGCAACGCCCGTGGCAACATCTATTCGAGGAACAACACCCGGCTGGACGTGAAGCATCCGTACTTCTGGAAGTTCAGCTGGCACGAGATTGGCTCTATCGATCTGCCCGCCACGATTGACTACATCCTGGCTGAGACGGGTCAGCAGTCGCTGCACTACGTCGGCCACTCCCAGGGATGCACTTCCTTCTTCGTAATGGGCTCCTACCGCCCAGAGTACAATGCCAAGATCAAGACGGCGCACATGCTCGCTCCGCCCGTCTACATGGGCAACACCACGGAGGGTCTCATCGTGAGCACAGCTCCGCTGTTTGGTCACCATGGCATTGGCTCCACGCTGCTGGAAAACCAGGTTTTGTTGCCCCAGAACGCGTTCATCCAGCGAATACTGGACACCACCTGCAGCAATCAGCCGATCATGCTTAGCTACTGCAAAACCCTGGCCATCCTCTGGGGAGGTCCCGAAATCGGCAACCTTAACCAG ACTCTGCTCCCACAAATTGCCGAAACCCATCCTGCTGGAGTCTCCTCAAACCAGGCCATTCACTACATACAGTCCTTCGCCTCCAACGATTTCCGTTTGTACGATTGGGGCACCAAGAGGAACCTGGAATACTACGGCGTGCCAGAGCCTCCGGCATATGATCTCACCAAGATCACCTCCGAGCTGTACTTGTACTATGGCTTGGCGGATGGATCGGCGAATAAGCAGGACATCTCCCGACTGCCCGATCTTCTGCCCAATTTGGCACTGCTTCACGAGGTGCCCGATCCCACATGGGGTCACTTGGACTTTATCTTCGCCACGGACGTCAAGAGGGTAATAAACGATTTGGTTTTGGATTACAGTAAGGCCTACGATGCGGGGGAAACTAACAATCAGAATTGA
- the LOC6621131 gene encoding sorting nexin-2 produces the protein MEVESPEHTRDFAEVDINNGAASGSEDEEEEVPAPGSVTLDRNESDLFVSALSPSSIGDIHPLQEVLTDDGDYFISIVVSDPQKIGDGMGSYLAYKVTTKTNIPKFKRSEFSTLRRFSDFLGIHDLLVGKYMRLGRIIPPAPSKNIIGSTKVKISPQQSEPGTPMTQEWVEIRRAALERFVHRTAQHPVLRVDLDFMNFLESDQELPRSVNTSALSGAGVIRLFNKVGETVNKITYKMDENDPWFDDKITEVESLDANLQKLHNAMKSLVTSRRELSLLTGLVAKSAAMLSTCEEHTGLSRALSNLADVEEKIELLRSEQANSDFFILAEFIKDYLGLFGAIKCIFHERVKAFQNWQYAQMQLSKRRENRGRFELANRADKLDQAQQEVDEWQGKVQRCQQQFDDISAEIKREMERFELTRVKDFKVNIIKYIEDQMAHQQQIVIYWEAFAPFAREIV, from the exons ATGGAGGTGGAAAGCCCGGAACACACGCGCGACTTCGCCGAGGTGGACATCAACAACGGTGCAGCCTCAGGATCGGaagacgaggaggaggaggtgccAGCGCCGGGCAGCGTAACTCTGGATCGCAACGAAAGTGATCTTTTCGTGTCGGCCTTGAGTCCCAGCAGCATCGGGGATATACAC CCGCTGCAGGAGGTGCTCACCGACGACGGCGACTACTTCATCAGCATCGTGGTCTCGGATCCACAGAAAATCGGCGATGGCATGGGCTCCTATTTGGCCTACAA GGTAACGACCAAAACGAACATTCCCAAATTCAAGCGCAGCGAGTTCAGCACTCTGCGACGCTTCAGCGATTTCCTGGGCATCCATGACCTGTTGGTGGGCAAGTACATGCGGCTGGGCCGCATCATACCGCCGGCGCCCTCCAAGAACATCATAGGCAGCACCAAGGTGAAGATTAGCCCGCAGCAGAGCGAGCCGGGCACGCCCATGACCCAGGAGTGGGTGGAGATCCGTCGGGCGGCCCTCGAGCGATTCGTCCACCGTACCGCCCAGCATCCGGTGCTGCGCGTTGATCTGGACTTCATGAACTTCCTGGAGAGCGACCAGGAGCTGCCGCGTTCTGTGAATACCTCTGCGCTCAGTGGAGCCGGCGTGATCCGCCTGTTTAACAAAGTGGGCGAGACTGTGAACAAGATTACCTACAAAATGGACGAGAACGATCCGTGGTTCGACGACAAGATCACCGAGGTGGAGAGCCTGGACGCCAATCTGCAGAAGCTGCACAATGCCATGAAATCGCTGGTCACGTCGCGTCGTGAGCTGTCGCTGCTCACCGGCTTGGTGGCCAAGTCGGCGGCCATGCTGAGCACTTGCGAGGAGCACACTGGACTCTCCAGAGCGCTGTCCAACCTGGCGGACGTGGAGGAGAAGATAGAGCTGCTGCGCTCCGAGCAGGCCAACTCGGACTTCTTCATTCTGGCAGAGTTTATCAAGGATTACTTGGGCCTGTTCGGCGCCATCAAGTGCATTTTCCATGAGCGCGTCAAGGCTTTCCAGAACTGGCAGTACGCACAAATGCAGTTGTCCAAGCGGCGTGAGAACCGTGGACGCTTCGAGCTGGCCAACAGGGCGGACAAGCTGGATCAGGCCCAGCAGGAAGTGGACGAG TGGCAGGGCAAGGTTCAGCGTTGTCAGCAGCAGTTCGACGACATTTCGGCAGAAATTAAGCGTGAGATGGAGCGTTTCGAATTGACCAGAGTTAAAGACTTTAAAGTAAACATTATCAAGTATATAGAAGACCAAATGGCGCATCAGCAACAG ATCGTCATCTATTGGGAGGCCTTTGCTCCGTTTGCCCGCGAAATCGTTTAA